In one Alphaproteobacteria bacterium genomic region, the following are encoded:
- a CDS encoding FAD-linked oxidase C-terminal domain-containing protein: protein MLKMPELDEGAIARRLSIADDLRAIVPGEGVIVDEDERRPYESDGLTAYRTMPLVVVLPETVEQVAEVLRYCKSHGIKVVPRGAGTSLSGGALPLADGVLLGMGKFNRVLEVDYDNRCARVQPGVTNLAITHAVQGDGFYYAPDPSSQIACTIGGNVAENSGGVHCLKYGLTTNNVLGIELVTMDGEIMRIGGKHLDAEGYDLLGLAIGSEGLLGVVTEVTVRLLPKPETARALLIGFPSSEAGGDCVAQVIGSGIIPGGMEMMDKPAIIAAEDFVHAGYPMDCEALLIVELDGPEAEVDHLIGRVREIAEGLGATSLRISETDEERATFWAGRKAAFPAVGRLSPDYYCMDGTIPRNKLPLVLKRMNEMSAQYGLGVANVFHAGDGNLHPLIMYDANNPGELEKAEEFGADILKLCVEVGGVLTGEHGVGVEKRDLMPAMFTEEDLNQQQRVKCAFDPDGLLNPGKVFPQLHRCAELGRMHIHKGKIPFPDIPRF from the coding sequence ATGTTGAAGATGCCGGAACTCGACGAGGGGGCGATCGCGCGCCGGCTGTCCATCGCGGACGACCTGCGCGCCATCGTTCCGGGCGAAGGCGTTATCGTCGACGAGGACGAACGCCGCCCCTACGAGTCCGACGGACTGACCGCCTATCGCACCATGCCGCTGGTCGTGGTTCTGCCGGAGACGGTGGAACAGGTCGCGGAGGTTCTCAGATACTGCAAGTCCCACGGGATCAAGGTCGTGCCGCGGGGCGCGGGAACCAGCCTGTCCGGCGGCGCCCTGCCGCTGGCCGATGGCGTGCTTCTGGGCATGGGCAAGTTCAACCGCGTGCTGGAGGTCGATTACGACAATCGATGCGCCCGGGTTCAGCCCGGCGTCACCAATCTGGCCATCACACATGCGGTGCAGGGGGACGGGTTCTATTACGCCCCCGACCCGTCGAGCCAGATCGCCTGCACCATCGGCGGCAATGTCGCCGAAAACTCCGGCGGCGTGCATTGCCTGAAATACGGCCTGACCACCAATAACGTCCTGGGAATCGAACTGGTCACCATGGACGGCGAAATCATGCGGATTGGCGGCAAGCATCTGGATGCCGAAGGCTACGACCTGCTGGGTCTCGCCATCGGGTCGGAAGGTCTGCTGGGGGTCGTGACGGAGGTGACCGTGCGCCTGCTGCCCAAGCCGGAAACCGCCCGCGCGCTTCTGATCGGCTTCCCGTCCAGCGAGGCCGGTGGCGATTGCGTCGCGCAGGTGATCGGAAGCGGCATCATCCCCGGCGGCATGGAGATGATGGACAAGCCCGCCATCATCGCGGCGGAGGACTTCGTCCATGCCGGCTATCCGATGGATTGCGAGGCATTGCTGATCGTCGAACTGGACGGGCCCGAGGCCGAGGTCGATCATCTGATCGGCCGGGTGCGCGAAATCGCCGAAGGGCTGGGCGCGACGTCGCTGCGCATCTCGGAGACCGATGAGGAACGAGCGACCTTCTGGGCCGGGCGCAAGGCCGCCTTCCCCGCTGTCGGACGGTTGTCCCCGGACTACTACTGCATGGACGGCACGATCCCGCGCAACAAGCTGCCGCTGGTCCTGAAGCGCATGAATGAAATGTCGGCGCAGTATGGCCTGGGCGTTGCCAATGTCTTCCATGCCGGCGACGGCAACCTGCATCCGTTGATCATGTATGACGCCAACAATCCGGGCGAGTTGGAGAAGGCGGAGGAATTCGGCGCGGATATCCTGAAACTCTGTGTCGAGGTCGGTGGCGTCCTGACCGGTGAACACGGTGTCGGGGTCGAAAAGCGCGATCTGATGCCCGCCATGTTCACCGAGGAGGATCTGAACCAGCAGCAGCGCGTGAAATGCGCCTTCGACCCGGACGGTTTGCTGAATCCCGGCAAGGTCTTTCCGCAGTTGCACCGCTGCGCCGAGCTGGGTCGGATGCATATCCACAAGGGGAAGATCCCCTTCCCGGACATCCCGAGATTCTGA
- the glcE gene encoding glycolate oxidase subunit GlcE has product MTETLRPETEAQLAEAVTWANAERLPLEVLGSASKRTMGRPVQAAHRLDLTAFSGIHLYEPEELVLGAGPATPMTEIQAALDEKDQQLAFEPPDLSGLLGSKDAGTIGGVISTNLAGPRRIKDGAARDHFLGFDAVSGRGQVFKSGGRVMKNVTGYDLPKLICGSYGTLAAMTRLVVKVLPRAQKSRTVLIRGIEAAQAVKALADGLNGPFEVSGAAWLPAGLTASSGVGYIRDAGVSVAALRLEGFGPSVEYRCEKLRALLSSYGETEELHSHNSLTFWREIRDVVPFHGDSRIVWRISVAPTDAPGMLARLSHLKNQSAYLDWAGGLIWLAVDAPKQGAAEIIRDAMAPIGGHATLIRGSATLRNAIPVFHPQPAPLAAVTRRLKSSFDPYGVLNPGRMTEGV; this is encoded by the coding sequence ATGACCGAGACCCTTCGCCCCGAAACCGAGGCACAGCTTGCCGAGGCCGTCACCTGGGCCAATGCGGAGCGCCTGCCGCTGGAAGTTCTGGGCAGTGCCAGCAAACGCACGATGGGCCGTCCCGTGCAGGCTGCCCATCGTCTGGACCTGACCGCCTTTTCCGGCATCCATCTGTATGAACCCGAAGAACTGGTCCTGGGTGCCGGTCCGGCCACGCCGATGACCGAAATCCAGGCCGCCCTGGACGAGAAGGACCAGCAGCTGGCCTTCGAACCGCCGGACCTTTCCGGCCTTCTGGGATCGAAAGACGCCGGGACGATCGGTGGGGTGATATCGACCAATCTGGCCGGACCGCGACGCATCAAGGACGGCGCGGCACGCGACCATTTCCTGGGATTCGACGCGGTGTCCGGTCGGGGACAGGTTTTCAAGTCCGGCGGGCGGGTGATGAAGAATGTCACCGGTTACGACCTGCCCAAGCTGATCTGTGGCTCTTACGGCACGCTGGCAGCGATGACCCGCCTTGTGGTGAAGGTTCTGCCGCGCGCGCAGAAATCCCGAACGGTTCTGATCCGCGGGATCGAAGCGGCGCAGGCGGTGAAGGCGCTGGCCGACGGACTGAACGGCCCGTTCGAGGTGTCCGGGGCGGCCTGGCTTCCGGCCGGGCTGACCGCGTCGTCCGGGGTCGGCTATATCCGGGACGCGGGCGTGTCGGTGGCGGCGCTGCGCCTCGAAGGCTTCGGGCCCTCGGTCGAATACCGCTGCGAGAAGCTGCGCGCACTGCTGTCGTCCTATGGAGAGACGGAGGAACTGCACAGCCACAACTCCCTGACCTTCTGGCGCGAAATCCGGGATGTCGTCCCGTTCCACGGCGATTCCCGCATCGTCTGGCGTATCTCCGTCGCTCCGACCGATGCGCCCGGAATGCTGGCCAGGCTGTCCCATCTGAAGAACCAGTCGGCCTATCTGGACTGGGCCGGCGGGCTGATATGGCTCGCCGTAGACGCCCCGAAACAGGGCGCCGCAGAAATCATCCGCGACGCCATGGCGCCGATCGGCGGCCATGCCACCCTGATCCGCGGCAGCGCCACCCTGCGCAATGCCATCCCCGTCTTTCACCCCCAACCCGCCCCGCTGGCCGCTGTCACAAGGCGCCTGAAGTCCAGTTTCGATCCGTATGGCGTGCTCAATCCGGGCCGCATGACGGAAGGGGTCTAG
- the glcF gene encoding glycolate oxidase subunit GlcF: protein MQTHFTLAQLEDPDLAVANDILRKCVHCGFCTATCPTYVTLGDELDSPRGRIYQIKDMLEGDKPASSKLVKHVDRCLSCLSCMTTCPSGVHYMHLVDLARARIHETYERPFADKWLRRVLAAILPNPRLFRLALVGAWLGKPFLKGLPGPFGAMFRMAPKSIPRPSAWDVPQTIPAEGVKRGRVALMTGCAQQVLQPKINEATIRLLTRMGIEVVVAQGAGCCGALVHHMGDTETSHGQAAGNIRAWTREMDGEGLDAVIINASGCGTTVKDYGFMFRADPALADDAARVSAITKDITEYLAEIGAPTPTRKPGLTVAYHSACSMQHGQKITALPKTLLTQAGFKVVSPAEGHLCCGSAGTYNLLQPELADTLKARKVRNIEATRPDIVAAGNIGCIQQIAGGTAVPVIHTVELLDWVTGGPTPDGL from the coding sequence ATGCAGACCCACTTCACCCTCGCGCAGCTGGAAGATCCGGATCTGGCGGTTGCCAACGACATTCTGCGGAAATGCGTGCATTGCGGGTTCTGTACCGCGACCTGCCCGACCTATGTGACGCTGGGGGACGAGCTGGATTCGCCGCGCGGGCGAATCTACCAGATCAAGGACATGCTGGAAGGGGACAAGCCCGCCTCTTCCAAGCTGGTGAAGCATGTCGACCGCTGCCTGTCCTGCCTGTCCTGCATGACGACCTGTCCGTCGGGTGTGCATTACATGCATCTGGTCGACCTGGCGCGCGCCCGCATCCATGAGACCTATGAGCGGCCGTTCGCCGACAAATGGCTGCGGCGTGTCCTGGCCGCCATCCTGCCCAACCCGCGCCTGTTCCGGCTGGCGCTGGTAGGTGCCTGGCTGGGCAAGCCGTTCCTGAAAGGCCTGCCCGGCCCGTTCGGGGCGATGTTCCGGATGGCGCCGAAATCCATTCCTAGACCATCGGCCTGGGACGTGCCCCAGACCATCCCGGCGGAGGGCGTGAAACGCGGGCGCGTGGCGCTGATGACCGGCTGTGCGCAGCAGGTACTGCAGCCGAAGATCAATGAAGCGACGATCCGTCTGCTGACCCGGATGGGGATCGAGGTCGTGGTCGCACAGGGTGCAGGCTGCTGCGGCGCACTGGTCCACCATATGGGGGACACGGAAACGAGCCATGGCCAGGCCGCCGGCAATATCCGCGCCTGGACGCGGGAGATGGACGGCGAAGGTCTGGACGCCGTGATCATCAACGCATCGGGCTGCGGGACAACCGTCAAGGATTACGGCTTCATGTTCCGAGCCGATCCGGCGCTGGCCGATGACGCCGCCCGCGTGTCGGCGATCACGAAGGATATTACCGAATATCTGGCGGAGATCGGCGCACCGACGCCGACCCGCAAGCCGGGCCTGACGGTGGCCTATCATTCCGCCTGTTCGATGCAGCACGGTCAGAAGATCACGGCCCTGCCGAAAACCCTGCTGACGCAGGCCGGTTTCAAGGTGGTCAGCCCCGCCGAAGGGCATCTGTGCTGCGGATCGGCCGGCACCTACAACCTGTTGCAGCCGGAACTGGCCGACACGCTGAAAGCGCGCAAGGTCCGCAATATCGAGGCGACCAGGCCGGATATCGTCGCGGCGGGCAATATCGGCTGCATCCAGCAGATCGCCGGCGGAACAGCAGTTCCGGTGATACACACCGTCGAACTGCTGGATTGGGTGACAGGCGGCCCGACACCCGACGGACTGTAA
- a CDS encoding TetR/AcrR family transcriptional regulator gives MGRKTQGEGGKGDGGTSSRLTREDWVQAAYQTLSESGSRSLNVEALAKHLGVTKGSFYWHFKDRAELLGAVLDRWHVQLVISRAEASGGTAADRIRYMLDIVVNSRRPGRGGALELAMRSWARRDPRVAEVVESVDQRRLDYTAGLFRECGYSSEEAEARAMLLFSYIFSQGILSFTNDRVLKQRLHGLCRTLIEGDIVAEAAAE, from the coding sequence GTGGGCAGGAAGACACAGGGCGAAGGGGGAAAGGGCGATGGCGGAACCTCGTCCCGACTGACCCGGGAGGACTGGGTCCAGGCCGCCTATCAGACCCTTTCGGAGAGCGGTTCACGATCCCTCAACGTCGAGGCCCTGGCCAAACATCTCGGCGTGACCAAGGGCAGCTTCTACTGGCATTTCAAGGACCGTGCGGAGCTGCTGGGGGCCGTGCTGGATCGCTGGCATGTGCAATTGGTGATCTCTCGGGCGGAGGCGTCCGGCGGCACGGCGGCCGACCGCATCCGGTACATGTTGGACATCGTGGTCAATTCACGGCGGCCAGGCCGGGGCGGGGCGCTTGAACTGGCCATGCGCAGCTGGGCCCGGCGCGACCCGCGCGTCGCGGAGGTGGTGGAATCCGTCGACCAGAGACGGCTGGACTATACCGCCGGCCTGTTCCGCGAATGCGGGTACAGCAGCGAAGAGGCCGAGGCCCGGGCGATGCTGCTGTTCTCGTATATCTTCTCGCAGGGCATTCTGAGCTTTACCAACGACCGCGTCCTGAAACAGCGCCTTCACGGCCTCTGCCGGACCTTGATCGAAGGCGACATCGTGGCCGAAGCGGCAGCGGAATAG
- a CDS encoding AMP-binding protein, which translates to MPPTADLPDIDTHDTFPKLLRYNAQRHGARPSMREKNYGIWQSYTWAEVKDEIYRFAAGMKELGVERGDKVAIIGDNRPRMYWTICMAQCLGAIPVPVYQDSVAEEIHYPLEHAEVRFAVVEDQEQVDKLLSIKDRLPKLETIVFDEPRGVRDYPQPFLHHYDKVVERGAELLAKQPSLIDDEIDKGDHGDISIIPYTSGTTGNPKGVSLSFRNVMRAAYNGAIFEGLRSTDESLAYLPIAWIGDHIFSYGQAFICGFCVACPENSETVLTDLRELGPTYFFAPPRIFENILTTVMIRMEDAGAVKRKMFHYFMDHARKVGVKILDGKSVGLLDRLTYGLGELLVYGPLKNVLGLTRVRIGYTAGEAIGPDIFSFYRSIGVNLKQLYGSTEASVFITIQPNGEIYDDTVGTPAPEVELKIAENGEVMFRSPGVFVEYFKNPEATKSAKTEDGWVHTGDAGFVDERGHLKIIDRAKDVGKLNNGTLFAPKYIENKLKFFPNIKEVVAFGHERDYCACFINIDLEAVGSWAERNNLSYASYQELSSRKEVYEIIKAHVEKVNRDLSQEEMVAGSQIKRFLLLPKMLDADDGELTRTSKVRRSFIAEKYGPLIDALYDPKATTGTIKSEITFEDGRKGMLDATVDIFDVEQFPPGGGNYKAAAE; encoded by the coding sequence ATGCCGCCGACGGCCGATCTGCCGGATATCGATACCCACGACACGTTCCCGAAACTGTTGCGGTACAACGCGCAGCGGCATGGCGCGCGTCCCAGCATGCGGGAAAAGAACTACGGCATCTGGCAATCCTATACCTGGGCGGAGGTGAAGGACGAGATTTACCGCTTCGCCGCCGGCATGAAGGAACTGGGCGTCGAGCGCGGCGACAAGGTCGCCATCATCGGCGACAACCGCCCGCGGATGTACTGGACGATCTGCATGGCGCAGTGCCTGGGCGCCATCCCGGTGCCGGTCTATCAGGACTCTGTCGCCGAAGAGATCCACTACCCGCTGGAGCACGCCGAAGTCCGCTTTGCGGTGGTCGAGGATCAGGAGCAGGTCGACAAGCTGCTGTCGATCAAGGACCGCCTGCCGAAGCTGGAAACCATTGTCTTTGATGAGCCGCGTGGTGTACGCGACTATCCGCAACCCTTCCTGCATCATTATGACAAGGTCGTCGAACGCGGCGCGGAACTGCTGGCGAAGCAGCCCTCCCTGATCGATGACGAGATCGACAAGGGCGATCACGGCGACATCTCGATCATCCCCTACACCTCTGGGACGACCGGCAATCCGAAGGGCGTCAGCCTGAGTTTCCGCAACGTGATGCGGGCGGCCTATAACGGCGCGATCTTCGAAGGATTGCGGTCCACGGACGAGAGCCTGGCCTATCTGCCCATCGCCTGGATCGGGGATCACATCTTCTCTTACGGGCAGGCCTTTATCTGCGGCTTCTGCGTCGCCTGCCCGGAAAACTCGGAAACCGTGCTGACGGATCTGCGCGAACTGGGACCGACCTATTTCTTTGCACCGCCGCGCATCTTCGAAAACATCCTGACCACGGTCATGATCCGGATGGAGGATGCCGGGGCGGTCAAGCGCAAGATGTTCCATTACTTCATGGATCACGCCCGCAAGGTCGGCGTCAAAATTCTCGACGGCAAATCCGTAGGCCTTCTGGACCGCCTGACCTATGGCCTCGGCGAATTGCTGGTCTACGGCCCGTTGAAGAACGTTCTGGGTCTGACCCGGGTGCGCATCGGCTACACCGCCGGCGAAGCGATCGGACCGGACATCTTCTCCTTCTATCGGTCGATTGGCGTGAACCTGAAGCAGCTTTACGGATCGACCGAGGCGTCGGTGTTCATCACCATTCAGCCGAATGGTGAAATCTATGACGACACGGTCGGCACGCCTGCGCCGGAGGTCGAACTGAAGATCGCCGAAAACGGCGAGGTCATGTTCCGCAGCCCGGGCGTCTTCGTCGAATACTTCAAGAATCCGGAAGCCACCAAGAGCGCCAAGACGGAGGACGGCTGGGTTCACACGGGCGATGCCGGCTTCGTAGACGAGCGCGGCCATCTGAAGATCATTGACCGGGCCAAGGATGTCGGAAAGCTGAACAACGGCACGCTGTTCGCCCCGAAATACATCGAGAACAAGCTGAAATTCTTCCCGAACATCAAGGAAGTCGTCGCCTTCGGGCATGAGCGGGACTATTGCGCCTGCTTCATCAACATCGATCTGGAGGCTGTCGGCAGCTGGGCCGAGCGGAACAATCTCTCCTATGCCTCGTATCAGGAACTGTCGTCCCGCAAAGAGGTCTACGAGATCATCAAGGCGCATGTCGAGAAGGTGAACCGGGACCTCAGCCAGGAGGAAATGGTTGCGGGCTCGCAGATCAAACGCTTCCTGCTGCTGCCGAAGATGCTGGATGCCGATGACGGGGAACTGACCCGGACCAGCAAGGTGCGGCGCAGTTTCATTGCCGAGAAATATGGGCCGCTGATCGACGCGCTGTACGATCCGAAGGCGACTACCGGCACCATCAAGAGCGAAATTACCTTCGAGGACGGGCGCAAGGGCATGCTGGACGCCACGGTCGACATCTTCGACGTGGAACAGTTCCCGCCAGGCGGAGGAAACTACAAGGCCGCTGCGGAATAA
- a CDS encoding ABC transporter ATP-binding protein, whose amino-acid sequence MRFGGVKAISDVSFDIRKGEVRSIIGPNGAGKSSMLNVVNGFYQPQEGSIWYAGKTYSPMRPHDAASNGIARTFQNIALFKGMTTLDNIMTGRILKQKASLLEQAFYIGRGRSEELEHREFVEEVIDFLEIQAIRKTPVGRLPYGLQKRVELGRALAAQPTLLLLDEPMAGMNLEEKEDMSRFIIDVNEHFGTTIALIEHDMGVVMDLSDRVVVLDHGALLADGTPDEVRKNQAVIDAYLGVAHD is encoded by the coding sequence ATGCGCTTCGGCGGGGTGAAGGCCATCAGCGACGTATCCTTCGACATCCGAAAAGGGGAGGTCCGATCGATCATCGGTCCGAACGGCGCCGGAAAATCGTCGATGCTGAACGTCGTCAACGGTTTCTATCAGCCGCAGGAAGGGTCGATCTGGTACGCCGGCAAGACCTACAGCCCGATGCGCCCGCATGACGCGGCGTCGAACGGCATTGCCCGGACCTTCCAGAACATCGCGCTGTTCAAGGGCATGACGACCCTGGACAACATCATGACGGGGCGGATCCTGAAGCAGAAGGCCAGCCTTCTGGAACAGGCCTTCTATATCGGCCGCGGCCGTTCGGAAGAACTGGAACACCGCGAATTCGTCGAAGAAGTCATCGACTTCCTGGAAATCCAGGCAATCCGCAAGACGCCGGTCGGCCGCCTGCCCTACGGGCTGCAGAAGCGCGTCGAGCTGGGCCGGGCGCTGGCCGCGCAGCCGACATTGCTGCTGCTGGACGAGCCGATGGCGGGCATGAACCTCGAAGAGAAAGAGGACATGTCGCGTTTCATCATCGACGTGAATGAACATTTCGGCACGACCATCGCCCTGATCGAACACGATATGGGCGTCGTCATGGATCTGTCGGACCGGGTCGTGGTGCTGGATCACGGCGCGCTGCTGGCCGACGGGACGCCGGACGAAGTTCGCAAGAACCAGGCCGTTATTGACGCCTATCTTGGCGTTGCACACGACTGA
- a CDS encoding branched-chain amino acid ABC transporter permease yields the protein MEAIAGIFGIDPFDLWFFFEVLIGGLMAGVMYSLVALGFVLIFKASSVFNFAQGVMVLFAALNFVGFLEVFSGLPAVLQIALAFIVTMGVMILLALVVERVVLRPLVNQAHISLFMATIGIAIFLEGFGELIWGSNIKPLDIGIPDDVTFVGEAMIQDSDLFAAIIASILVVTLALFFHYTRIGRALRAVADDHQAALSIGIPLNHIWIIVWSVAGFVALVAGIMWGSKLGVQFSLSILALKALPVLILGGFTSIPGAIVGGLIIGAGEKLAEIFLVDAIQTYIYSGFPAAIEEWFAYILALGFLVFRPQGLFGEKIIERV from the coding sequence ATGGAAGCGATCGCCGGAATCTTTGGGATCGATCCGTTCGATCTCTGGTTCTTCTTCGAAGTTCTGATCGGCGGCCTGATGGCGGGGGTGATGTACTCCCTCGTCGCCCTCGGTTTCGTACTGATTTTCAAGGCGTCCAGCGTGTTCAACTTTGCGCAGGGCGTGATGGTGCTCTTCGCGGCGTTGAATTTCGTGGGTTTCCTCGAAGTGTTCAGCGGGTTGCCCGCGGTATTGCAGATTGCCCTCGCCTTCATCGTGACGATGGGCGTCATGATCCTGCTGGCCCTGGTCGTTGAGCGGGTCGTCCTGCGCCCGCTGGTCAACCAGGCGCATATCTCCCTCTTCATGGCCACGATCGGAATTGCGATCTTCCTGGAAGGTTTCGGCGAACTGATCTGGGGGTCGAACATCAAGCCGCTGGACATCGGCATCCCCGATGACGTGACCTTCGTCGGCGAAGCGATGATCCAGGATTCCGACCTGTTTGCGGCGATCATCGCCAGCATCCTGGTCGTGACGCTGGCGCTGTTCTTCCACTACACGCGGATCGGCCGGGCGTTGCGCGCCGTGGCGGACGACCACCAGGCGGCACTGTCGATCGGCATTCCGCTCAACCATATCTGGATTATCGTCTGGTCGGTGGCCGGTTTCGTGGCCCTGGTCGCGGGCATCATGTGGGGCTCGAAACTGGGCGTTCAGTTCTCCCTGTCGATTCTGGCACTGAAGGCACTGCCGGTGCTGATCCTCGGTGGTTTCACCTCGATCCCCGGCGCCATTGTCGGCGGGCTGATCATCGGTGCGGGGGAGAAACTGGCCGAGATCTTCCTGGTCGACGCCATTCAGACCTACATCTACAGCGGCTTCCCGGCCGCGATCGAAGAATGGTTCGCCTATATTCTCGCGCTCGGCTTCCTGGTTTTCCGACCCCAGGGGCTGTTTGGCGAAAAGATCATCGAGCGCGTGTGA
- a CDS encoding branched-chain amino acid ABC transporter permease: MFYREAGQFKTSYAADQQMLPIPMDRYFVIGVVLVAAILVPAFGSQYWIESIMVPVLILSIAAMGLNILTGYAGQLSLGTGGFMAAGAYMSYKVATNMPDFMPVWIPVIVGGLFAAAVGIAFGLPSLRIKGFYLAVATLAAQFFLLWLFQSIPWFVNDSVSGVPSAPPTTILGYHVTGAQAVPEAKYLFVLAFVVILAIIARNMARSRVGRSWMAIRDMDIAAELIGIRPLQTKLSAFAISSFYCGIAGALWSFCYINTVEPTAFDIGRSFDVLFMVIIGGLGSVLGAFLGAAFIFLLPIFLNNVPGWFGLEIATDIVAHLEFMIFGAAIIFFLIVEPHGLARLWQIAKEKLRLWPFPH; the protein is encoded by the coding sequence ATGTTCTATCGCGAAGCAGGCCAATTCAAAACGAGCTACGCCGCCGATCAGCAGATGCTGCCGATCCCGATGGACCGGTACTTCGTCATCGGCGTCGTCCTGGTCGCCGCAATTCTGGTGCCGGCCTTTGGATCGCAGTACTGGATCGAATCCATCATGGTCCCGGTGCTGATCCTGTCGATTGCCGCCATGGGGCTGAACATCCTGACCGGCTATGCGGGGCAGTTGTCGCTCGGCACGGGCGGGTTCATGGCCGCCGGCGCCTATATGTCCTACAAGGTCGCGACAAACATGCCGGACTTCATGCCGGTGTGGATCCCGGTCATCGTCGGGGGTCTGTTCGCCGCGGCAGTCGGCATCGCGTTCGGACTGCCCAGCCTGCGGATCAAGGGCTTCTACCTCGCGGTAGCGACGCTGGCGGCCCAGTTCTTCCTGCTCTGGCTGTTTCAGTCGATCCCGTGGTTCGTGAACGATTCCGTCTCCGGTGTACCGTCCGCCCCGCCGACGACCATCCTCGGCTATCACGTGACAGGCGCCCAGGCCGTGCCGGAGGCGAAATACCTTTTTGTCCTGGCCTTCGTGGTCATTCTGGCGATCATTGCGCGGAACATGGCCCGCAGCAGGGTCGGCCGTAGCTGGATGGCGATTCGCGACATGGACATTGCCGCGGAGCTGATCGGCATCCGTCCGCTGCAGACCAAGCTCAGCGCATTCGCGATCTCGTCCTTCTACTGTGGTATCGCCGGTGCCCTCTGGTCCTTCTGCTACATCAACACGGTAGAGCCGACGGCCTTCGACATCGGCCGCTCCTTCGATGTGCTGTTCATGGTGATCATTGGCGGACTCGGGTCGGTTCTGGGGGCTTTCCTCGGCGCGGCCTTCATCTTCCTGCTGCCGATTTTCCTGAACAACGTGCCCGGCTGGTTCGGTCTGGAGATCGCGACCGACATCGTCGCGCATCTGGAATTCATGATCTTCGGCGCCGCGATCATCTTCTTCCTGATCGTCGAGCCCCACGGACTGGCCCGCTTGTGGCAGATCGCAAAGGAAAAATTGAGATTGTGGCCGTTCCCGCACTAA
- a CDS encoding ABC transporter substrate-binding protein: MRRILQSSPKALTGLALSAVMGVSAFAAGTASAQEQVIPSTVYRTGPYAPGGVSLADGYADYFTLINERDGGINGVKLKVVECETGYNTDRGVECYDRTKNEGGGATVYSPWSTGITYALIEKATQDKIPILSMGYGRTSAAAGKYFPYVFNFPSTYWNQATAIIQYIANQEGGLDKLKGKNFAYIYLDHPYGKEPLPTLDVMAAKFGFSYDRYPVPPASMTEQKSIWLKIRRQRPDYAIMWGWGAMNGTAVNEAAAIKFPMDKFIGNWWSAGEDAVEAAGKGAVGYKAATFHGAGDDYPVYADLKKYVYDAGKAAGKGDQWGRVLYNRGVANAIYVVEAIKLAQSKYGNRVITGEEMQWALENLDLSDEDIAAIGAAGLVPPVTITCENHEGQNPAVLIQQWNGSEYEIVSDWVPAMAELTRPILEEEATNYAKEQGLEARSCS, encoded by the coding sequence GTGAGACGTATCTTACAGTCCAGCCCCAAGGCCCTGACGGGTCTGGCGCTGAGTGCCGTGATGGGGGTCAGCGCCTTTGCCGCCGGCACCGCCTCGGCGCAGGAGCAGGTCATTCCGTCGACGGTCTACCGGACCGGCCCCTATGCGCCGGGCGGGGTATCGCTGGCCGACGGCTATGCCGATTACTTCACCCTGATCAACGAGCGCGATGGCGGCATCAACGGCGTAAAGCTGAAGGTCGTCGAATGCGAAACCGGCTACAACACCGACCGCGGCGTCGAGTGCTATGACCGGACGAAGAACGAAGGCGGCGGCGCCACGGTCTACAGCCCGTGGTCGACCGGCATCACCTATGCCCTGATCGAGAAAGCCACCCAGGACAAGATTCCGATCCTGTCGATGGGCTATGGCCGTACCTCGGCAGCGGCGGGCAAGTACTTCCCCTACGTCTTCAACTTCCCGTCAACGTACTGGAACCAGGCCACGGCCATCATCCAGTACATCGCCAATCAGGAAGGCGGGCTGGACAAGCTGAAGGGCAAGAACTTCGCCTACATCTACCTGGATCACCCCTATGGCAAGGAGCCGCTGCCGACGCTGGACGTCATGGCCGCGAAATTCGGCTTCTCCTATGACCGTTACCCGGTGCCGCCGGCGTCGATGACGGAACAGAAGTCGATCTGGCTGAAGATCCGCCGTCAGCGTCCGGACTACGCCATCATGTGGGGCTGGGGTGCGATGAACGGCACGGCCGTCAACGAAGCCGCGGCGATCAAGTTCCCGATGGACAAGTTCATCGGCAACTGGTGGTCCGCAGGTGAGGACGCCGTCGAGGCCGCCGGTAAGGGCGCCGTCGGCTACAAGGCCGCAACCTTCCACGGCGCGGGCGACGACTATCCGGTCTACGCCGATCTGAAAAAGTACGTCTATGACGCCGGCAAGGCTGCCGGTAAGGGCGATCAGTGGGGCCGCGTCCTCTACAACCGCGGCGTCGCGAACGCGATCTACGTCGTTGAGGCGATCAAGCTGGCTCAGAGCAAGTACGGCAACCGTGTCATCACCGGCGAGGAAATGCAGTGGGCTCTGGAAAACCTCGACCTGTCGGATGAGGACATCGCTGCAATCGGCGCCGCCGGCCTCGTGCCGCCGGTCACGATCACCTGCGAAAACCACGAAGGTCAGAACCCGGCGGTCCTGATCCAGCAGTGGAACGGCAGCGAGTATGAAATCGTCTCGGATTGGGTCCCGGCCATGGCCGAACTGACCCGCCCGATCCTGGAAGAAGAAGCGACGAACTACGCCAAAGAGCAGGGCCTGGAAGCCCGTAGCTGCTCCTAA